GATGACAACCGTTATGCCTGCCCCGCCCGCCCAAGGAGCCGTATCTTGAACCGTCGCGATACCCACCTCAATCGTGTTGCCTCGCGTCCGCCGCCGCTGTTCCGGCGATGGCAAGCGCGATCGAAACAGTGGAGCACATCCACCCGATGAACCTACCGTCACCCGTCGTGGTGAGGCTACGAGGAGGCTCAAAATGAAGTTCATCCTAATTTCACGACACACGGACGGCAGCTCGGTACCCGAAAGCGAAGCTGCCCAGAACCTGCAAGACATGGGCGAGTGGGTCTCTTTGCTGAAGGCCAGTGTGGCCATGCCGATTAGGGGTGGGGTAACCGTCTCCGCGACGAAGGTCGACGACTACGCCGGAGATCTCGGCGGGTTACTGATCTTCGAAGCCGAGACTCTTGATGACGCTCTATCCCTTGTCAAGAAGTCGCCAGGACTCAAATATGGTTTTAGACACGACGTCTTTCCGGAGATTTCACTCGATGAGGCGTCAAGGGTGAGGTAAGCGTTTAGTTAGGCCTCATTCGGTGGCAGCGCTATCAATGTGCCGAGCAGTCGTTTCGCCGCCGGTTATCGACACATGCGACGCAGCGGTTCGGAAAAACCTTCATGGTGCTGCCGTCCGCTTACCCGGAGGCGTCCAAACCAACAGGCGAGCGGAGCGTGGTGGAACTCGATGTTTAACGTAATTGCTTGGCCATCGGCGGGTGATTCTGCGCCGGCGCTGCCTCCGGTTGCCCCGCATGTCACGCTCTGCTCTTGCTTGCTGACCGTTGAGCCCACAATGGGACACGTGATTGCTTCGGCCTGACGAATGCTCGCCACTGTGGAATGCCGGTCCCTTTTACCGCTGGAATCTGACTACCCGGCAGAGCCCGGAACAACCGGAGAGGCTTCTCATCGTCATGAACCCGCTTCAAGACTGCGCAGGAGAGCCATGAGGCAAGCGGCCGCTAACATCGCGTTCCAGCGGACCCGCCGTCGCTCGCCTGGAGAGCTATGGCGCGGCAAGCGCGGGCCGTGCGGGCTTGCCGCTGAAGCCGCGTCGTTCGGGGTGCCTGGCCTCGTGGGTGGTCGAGGTAGAATGGAATGACGCAGGATGGCGCATGGAGCTCAAGCTCACGGCCGTGTTTCGCAAGGTTTCCGATGGCTACATCGGCCTCGTCGAGGAATTGCCGGGTGCCAACACCCAGGCGTCGAGGCTCGATGGGGCCCGGGAGAACCTGCATGAAGCCGTCGCTCTCGTCCTGGAAGCCAACCGCGCTTTTGCCGAGGAGCGGCTGGGGGGCGACGCCGTCATCCGCGAGCCCCTCCTCATTTCTTGAAGCGGGCCGATCTCGTTCGCTATCTTCAGGCGCACGGTTGCGATCTCCCTCTTGCATGAGCCATCGCGGCTACACAGCAATCGGAACCGTCCTGGTCGTGGCAGCCCTGGCTGGCTTCCTGACCGTCGCTGACGACATTCGCCACACCGGCGAGTTCTTCGCAGTTGCGGGCGTTTTTGTTTCCGGTCTCGCATTTCTCGGGGCCGGCGTCTACCCGCAGTTGTCCACAGTCGTCGCTCTGCAATGGCTGCCACCTGGCGTCGCGCTTGGTTTCGTATGCGGCGCCGCGGCAGACCGGGTCGCGGTCGGCGTGTGATCCGGCGCGGCGCTGGGCGTTCTCCTTGCGTGGTTTCGCCGGGAGCGCTCTGCATGACGGTCTCGGCGTTCTCCATTCGCCGTGCCGATATTCGTACCGTCGCATCATGAGAGCCGCCAGATCGCGTGTTCGGCGTTGCCTATGGAGGTACTCGATGACTTTGTCCGCCATGATCAAGCAGCCGAGCGCTATCCTTCCGGTCATCATGTCTTCGGCGGCCCTCGCTACGGTGCTGGGGTCGTCAGGCTCCTGGTCGTGCCTTACGAGGACTTGAAAAATGGCAAAAGCGCTTCGCTTCATCATTGTCCCAAAAGTCGCACATCCCTGGTTCGACGAGGTGAACAAAGGTGCGCGGGCTCAGGCCGACATCCTGAGCCGTGAGCTGGGTGTCGAAATTGTGGTCGACTACATGCCACCGTCAATTGCCGGCGTCGTCGAGCAGAACGCGGTTTTGGAAAAGGCGGCCGGGAGTCGCCCGAGTGGCATCGCTGTAGATCCGGTTGACGCACCAGGGCATATGTCGGCGATCAACCACATCAGGGATCAGGGGATTTCGGTGGTTGTCTTCGACTCGCCATCACCGGATCCCGGCATCACCGGCGTCGGCAACGACTTTGCCCAGCAGGGAATTATTGCGGCCCAGCGTCTCGCCAGGCTGATCGGATACGCCGGCAAAGTGGCCGTGATGCAGGGATATCCCACGGCGCCGAACCACAAGGAACGATACGAAGCTCAGATGGCTGTCTTGGAGAAATATCCGGGCATCACCATCGTCGAGGGTGGAATCGACAACGACGACATCGAGACCGCGCGCCAGCAAGCTGCGGCCGTTCTCGAAGCGCATCCCGATCTAAGTGGCTACTTGTGCTGCGATGCCTCCGGTCCGATAGGCATCGCGGCTGAGATCAAAAAGGCTGAGAGGACCGGCAAAGTCAAGGTCGTCAGCATGGATGGGATCAAGCCCATACTCGATGCCATCAAGGAAGGCGTGATCGACTCCTCCTCGGCAACCATTCCGAAAATGCAGGGCTCGATGTCCGTCCTGATGTTGTGGCAAGCGTCGCTGGGCGTTCAGATACCTCAGGCCATTGATACGGGCATTGACGTGATCACGCAGGAAAACGTGGATAAATATCTGGCTGATGCAGGTTAAAGCCCCGATATCGCATGGCCGCCCGTACAGAACGCGGCAAGTGAATGTGAATAGCTCATGCCTGACGACGCCAGTGCCACGACCGTTTCGTCCGGCGGTCAGCGCGATCGCGGCCGCGCGGAGGGCCGGGGGCCGGCCGCCTCCGCGGCCGACGTGAGCCGCAGCCCGAGCTGAGGCGAACCGCGCAGGGAGTCGATCAGGTCGTCGACGACGGGCGAGCCGGGAACTCCCGGCGCGCGCACGGCCCGCAGCACGACGCACGGCAACGCCGGGCGGACGCGCACCTCGACGAGCACCCCGTCACGCAGCTCCGGCTCGACGGCGTGCTCGGGCAGGAGGCCGAGCGCCGTCCCGCCCGCGAGGATCCCGCGCTTGACCCCCTCGATGGTGCCGATCGCCTGCAGCCGCGGGGCCGGAACGCCGGCCCTTTCGAAGTGCTGCAGGAGCGTCTGATGGTAGCTCCCCCCCGCATCGCCCATGTAGAAATCGCAGCGGCGCAGCTCGTCCGCCGGCGCGGCGCCGCGCGCGAGCGGGTGGGTCGGGGCGCCGAGGATCAGGAGGCGCGCCTTCGCCAAAACCGCGCCGGGCTCCGATCCCGCCTCGGGCTCGAGCACGAGGCCGAGGTCGCTCTCGCCCGCCGCGACGCGCTCGCGGATCTCGCCGCAGCTGCCCGTGAGCACCTCGACGCGCACCGCCGGCCAGCGCGCACCGAGGGCGGCCAGCCGCGAGGGGAGCACGTAGGCGCCGATCGACTCGACGGCCGAGACCACCAGCGTGGCCTTGACGCGGGTCGACGCGTCGGCGAGAGCTCCGGCGAGCTCGCTGCTCAGCGCGAACATGCGGCGCGCGTACGCGAGCAGGACCTCCCCCGACGGCGTCAGAGCCGGGGCGCCCTTCGCCGACTTGCGAAAGAGCTCGACGCCCAGCGCGCGCTCCAGCGCGCTCAAGGTCTCGGAGACCGTCGACTGCGAGATGCCGAGCGCCCGGCCCGCGCGCGTGTGGGTTCCGGCGTCGACCACCGCGGCGAAGACGCGCAGGTGCCGGAGCTCGAGCTCCGTCTTCACGGCGCGACCTTATCATCGGCCCCGCCGATGGGCGGCATCGGCGGTTTGGCGCGGGGGCCGAGCGCCCGTACCGTCGCGTCATGCCGTCGCTCGAATCGCCCGCGATCACCCTGCTGATCGTCGACCTCCAGCTCGGCTTCGACGAGCCGCGCTGGGGGCGGCGCAACAACCCGTGCCTGGAGCAGCACGCCTCCGAGCTGCTGCGCGCCTGGCGCGCGGCCCGCCGCCCGGTCGTGCACGTGCGGCACATGTCGACCCAACCGTCGTCGCCGCTTCGACCCGGTCAGCCCGGCAACGAGTTCAAGCCCGAGACGGCTCCCATCGCGGGGGAGGCGGTGATCGAGAAGCGCGTCAACAGCGCCTTCATCGGGACGTCGCTCGAGGCCGATCTGCGGAGCGCCGGGTGCGGCGGGTTGGTGATCGTCGGGCTCACCACGAACCACTGCGTCTCGACCACCGCGCGGATGGCCGGCAACCTGGGCTTTGCGACCTGGGTCGTGTCCGATGCCACGGCCACGTTCGATCGCGTCGGTCCCGACGGGATCGAGCATCCCGCGGAGGAGATTCACGCAATCGCGCTGTCGGACCTTCACGGCGAATTCGCCACGGTGGTCGACACGGCGGCGGTGATCGCCGCCCTGCCGGTCGCGGTGATCGCCCCTTTGCGGGTCCCCGATTCTTCGAGGAGGACGCCATGAGCTTTACGCGCATCGTGTCGGTCATTGCCGCGAACCTCGCGTTCGTCGCCGGTTTCGCGCCGATCTCCCGGGCATCCGAAGCGCCCCCGGCGGCGCACTCGGCGCCGAAGGGGATCGAGCGGAGCGACCTGGACCGCGCCGCGGACCCGTGCACCGACTTCTACGAGTTCGCCAACGGCGCCTGGCGCGCCGCTAACCCCATCCCGGCCGGGACGCAGCGCTGGAGCCGGCGGTTCGCCGCTCGCGAGGCCAACCGGGAGCAGCTGAAGACGCTGCTCGAGGATCTGGCCGCGAAGGCGGACCGACCCCGGAGAAACGCCGAGCCGCGGCTTGCCGATCACACCGAGCGGCGGCTCGGCGATCAGACAGTCCAGCGGCTCGGCGATCAGACAGTCCGGCAACTCGGCGACTTTTACGCCGCGTGCATGGACGAGCCTGCGATCGACGCCGCGGGCGTCGCCCCGGTCGCCCCGTTGCTCGCCGACATCGCCGCCGTCCAGGATGCCGCGGGTGTCCAGCGCATGATTCGGAGGCTGCACGAGGTCGCCGTCCCGGTTCCGTTCGCGGTCACCGGCGCCTCGGACTACCGCGATCCCGACCGCGTCGTCGCGAACATCGCCGCCGGCGGCCTCGGGCTGCCCGATCGCGACGACTACCTCAAGCCCGAGCCGCGGTACGCCGAGGCGCGCGAGAAGTATCGCGCCCACGTGGCGCGCGTCCTGGCGCTGGCCGAAGCCGCCGAGCCGGCGCGGAAGGCCGTGGACGAAATCCTCGCGCTCGAAACCCGCCTCGCCGAGGCGAGCCTCCCGGCCGCGGAGGCCGCCGATCCGGCGGCGACGGCGCACAAGATGACGTTCGCGCAGCTCTCGCGGCTCGCCCCGCGCATCGACTGGGAGACCTACTTCGCGGAGGCTGGGCTCCCGCGGATCGACGTCAACGTCGCCGAGCCCGCGTTCCTCGAGGGCCTGAACCGGGAGCTCGAGGCGACGCCCGTGGCGGTGTGGAAGGACTATCTGACATTGCACCTGCTCGATTCCGCGTCGCCGTCGCTTTCGAAACCCTTCGCCGACGAGTCCCTCGCCTTCCGCGAGGAGCACCTCGGCGGCGGGTCCGCGGCGAAGCCCCGTGCGATGCGCTGCGTCGAAGCGACGGAGGCACTGCTCGGTGAGCCCCTCGGCCGCGTCTATGCCGAGCGGTACTTTCCCCCCGCGGCGAAGGCCAGGGTGCAGGAGATGGCCCGGACGATCCTCGCGGTCCTGAAGGACGACCTCGGCAAGGTGGCGTGGATGTCGGACGCGACCCGGCGGCAGGCCATCGCGAAGGTCGAGGCCTACGACGTGAAGGTGGGCTACCCCGACGCGTGGACCGACTACTCGTCCCTCGTCGTCCGCCGCGACGCATTCTGGGCCGACGTGGCCGCGGCCCGGCGCTTCGGCGTCGAGGCCGACCGGAAGCGCGTCGGGCAGCGCGCGAGCCGCGCGATCTGGCAGCTGCCGCCGTCGTCCCCCGACGCTTACATCGATGTCCAGCTCAACCTGATGGGGCTGCCGGCCGGCTTCCTGCAGCCACCGGCGTTCGACCTCGC
The Thermoanaerobaculia bacterium DNA segment above includes these coding regions:
- a CDS encoding YciI family protein; the protein is MKFILISRHTDGSSVPESEAAQNLQDMGEWVSLLKASVAMPIRGGVTVSATKVDDYAGDLGGLLIFEAETLDDALSLVKKSPGLKYGFRHDVFPEISLDEASRVR
- a CDS encoding type II toxin-antitoxin system HicB family antitoxin, which gives rise to MELKLTAVFRKVSDGYIGLVEELPGANTQASRLDGARENLHEAVALVLEANRAFAEERLGGDAVIREPLLIS
- a CDS encoding substrate-binding domain-containing protein, giving the protein MAKALRFIIVPKVAHPWFDEVNKGARAQADILSRELGVEIVVDYMPPSIAGVVEQNAVLEKAAGSRPSGIAVDPVDAPGHMSAINHIRDQGISVVVFDSPSPDPGITGVGNDFAQQGIIAAQRLARLIGYAGKVAVMQGYPTAPNHKERYEAQMAVLEKYPGITIVEGGIDNDDIETARQQAAAVLEAHPDLSGYLCCDASGPIGIAAEIKKAERTGKVKVVSMDGIKPILDAIKEGVIDSSSATIPKMQGSMSVLMLWQASLGVQIPQAIDTGIDVITQENVDKYLADAG
- a CDS encoding LysR family transcriptional regulator → MKTELELRHLRVFAAVVDAGTHTRAGRALGISQSTVSETLSALERALGVELFRKSAKGAPALTPSGEVLLAYARRMFALSSELAGALADASTRVKATLVVSAVESIGAYVLPSRLAALGARWPAVRVEVLTGSCGEIRERVAAGESDLGLVLEPEAGSEPGAVLAKARLLILGAPTHPLARGAAPADELRRCDFYMGDAGGSYHQTLLQHFERAGVPAPRLQAIGTIEGVKRGILAGGTALGLLPEHAVEPELRDGVLVEVRVRPALPCVVLRAVRAPGVPGSPVVDDLIDSLRGSPQLGLRLTSAAEAAGPRPSARPRSR
- a CDS encoding cysteine hydrolase family protein codes for the protein MPSLESPAITLLIVDLQLGFDEPRWGRRNNPCLEQHASELLRAWRAARRPVVHVRHMSTQPSSPLRPGQPGNEFKPETAPIAGEAVIEKRVNSAFIGTSLEADLRSAGCGGLVIVGLTTNHCVSTTARMAGNLGFATWVVSDATATFDRVGPDGIEHPAEEIHAIALSDLHGEFATVVDTAAVIAALPVAVIAPLRVPDSSRRTP
- a CDS encoding M13 family metallopeptidase, translating into MSFTRIVSVIAANLAFVAGFAPISRASEAPPAAHSAPKGIERSDLDRAADPCTDFYEFANGAWRAANPIPAGTQRWSRRFAAREANREQLKTLLEDLAAKADRPRRNAEPRLADHTERRLGDQTVQRLGDQTVRQLGDFYAACMDEPAIDAAGVAPVAPLLADIAAVQDAAGVQRMIRRLHEVAVPVPFAVTGASDYRDPDRVVANIAAGGLGLPDRDDYLKPEPRYAEAREKYRAHVARVLALAEAAEPARKAVDEILALETRLAEASLPAAEAADPAATAHKMTFAQLSRLAPRIDWETYFAEAGLPRIDVNVAEPAFLEGLNRELEATPVAVWKDYLTLHLLDSASPSLSKPFADESLAFREEHLGGGSAAKPRAMRCVEATEALLGEPLGRVYAERYFPPAAKARVQEMARTILAVLKDDLGKVAWMSDATRRQAIAKVEAYDVKVGYPDAWTDYSSLVVRRDAFWADVAAARRFGVEADRKRVGQRASRAIWQLPPSSPDAYIDVQLNLMGLPAGFLQPPAFDLAASDAVNYGAIGIGIAHDFTHAIDLLGADFDAAGQPRNWWTAPDREAFEKVARCSVEQYDGYAIEPGVHHQGKQVLGEALGDLAGVRLAYRALERSMQRRPVPVIDGFTPEQQFFVAYGQFRGAAESPELQREMVKGDPHATSKYRVIGPLSNSPEFRRAFACKAGAVMVRPPGRRCVTPFAPSENGGR